A genomic stretch from Alosa sapidissima isolate fAloSap1 chromosome 3, fAloSap1.pri, whole genome shotgun sequence includes:
- the LOC121704546 gene encoding ectonucleotide pyrophosphatase/phosphodiesterase family member 7-like, translated as MLWTIGLCFLLASSGISHPLSSHRRNTGPNKLLLISFDGFRWDYDRDVDTPHLDEMARDGVKATYVTPSFFTITSPTHFTLITGRYIENHGVIHNMWFNTTTLEKKSYWQTQFVNEYWDNGSLPIWITAQRQGLKAGSFHFPGTAATYQGEMVSVGEVETPIYNYSNETVWKQNVDMVMGSWFRDMDLDFVALYFGEPDGTGHKFGPDSPQRRDMVRQVDRTVGYLRNSAKRHGLADRLNVIITADHGMSTVQRNGNVEEIVLRKIPNFSFSDLVFHLVDYGPTGMLLPKEGRLDKVYNALKGAHPHLHVYKKEEMPSRLRFSNNDRILPIVLWADPGYVINGYFPVQFNRGEHGFDNEGLDMKPFFRAVGPDFQKNLEVGPFDTVNIYPLMCHLLGITPEPNDGHLDNTRRMLVAPPPPEEPKRSPSSVFIGIGAVGGFLVLVFFVLVISKVLKRGKTQKRIEDGDHKEDNTIIEHTNM; from the exons ATGCTGTGGACAATAGGCTTGTGCTTCCTGCTAGCTTCTTCTGGGATAAGCCATCCACTGAGCAGTCACAGGCGAAACACTGGACCGAACAAACTATTGCTCATTTCCTTTGATGGTTTTCGATGGGACTATGACCGTGATGTGGACACACCACACCTGGATGAAATGGCAAGAGATGGCGTCAAAGCCACATATGTAACCCCATCTTTTTTTACGATCACAAGTCCCACACACTTCACGCTAATTACAG GGCGCTACATTGAGAACCACGGGGTTATTCACAACATGTGGTTTAACACCACCACCTTAGAAAAGAAGTCATACTGGCAGACGCAGTTTGTGAATGAGTATTGGGACAACGGCTCCCTGCCTATCTGGATCACTGCCCAGAGGCAG GGTTTGAAGGCTGGCTCTTTCCACTTCCCTGGCACAGCCGCCACCTACCAGGGTGAAATGGTAAGTGTAGGCGAAGTGGAGACTCCCATTTACAACTACTCTAATGAGACTGTTTGGAAACAAAATGTGGACATGGTCATGGGCTCGTGGTTCCGTGATATGGACCTGGACTTCGTGGCACTGTATTTTGGGGAaccagacggcaccggccacaAGTTTGGGCCTGACTCTCCGCAACGGAGGGATATGGTGAGGCAAGTGGACCGCACCGTGGGATACCTGCGCAACTCGGCCAAGAGGCACGGCCTAGCTGACCGGCTGAACGTCATCATCACTGCCGACCATGGCATGTCTACTGTGCAACGCAATGGCAATGTTGAAGAGATCGTCCTGCGAAAAATTCCAAACTTCTCCTTCAGTGATCTGGTTTTCCACCTGGTGGACTACGGACCTACAGGGATGCTACTTCCCAAGGAGGGGCGGCTGGACAAGGTGTACAATGCTCTGAAGGGGGCACACCCACACCTGCATGTCTACAAGAAGGAGGAGATGCCAAGCCGCCTCCGCTTTTCCAACAACGACCGCATTCTACCCATCGTTCTCTGGGCTGACCCGGGATATGTTATTAATGGG TACTTCCCAGTGCAGTTCAATAGGGGCGAGCATGGTTTTGACAATGAAGGACTGGACATGAAGCCCTTCTTCCGGGCAGTGGGGCCAGACTTCCAGAAGAACCTGGAAGTGGGCCCCTTCGACACAGTGAATATCTATCCACTGATGTGCCACTTATTGGGCATCACACCCGAGCCCAACGATGGGCACCTGGACAACACCCGTCGTATGCTGgtagcaccaccaccaccagaag AACCCAAGCGCAGTCCATCCAGCGTTTTCATTGGCATAGGGGCTGTCGGCGGATTTCTGGTTCTGGTCTTTTTTGTTCTTGTGATTTCTAAAGTTCTAAAAAGAGGGAAAACACAGAAAAG gATTGAGGATGGTGACCACAAAGAGGACAACACAATTATAGAACATACAAATATGTGA